One genomic window of Nicotiana sylvestris chromosome 10, ASM39365v2, whole genome shotgun sequence includes the following:
- the LOC104229784 gene encoding uncharacterized protein, with the protein MCVVSDRNESILKVTSIVYPGMLHYSCMWHIWTNIRAKFKKGHLKLSELYFATARSYTLDEFNERMSKIEEIEPRVKAYLYDIRYHRWYRVHATVNRTWTMTSNIAKSLNAVTKYARELQIVELLEYMRTLLERWTKEKLLKAKGTFTYLGYKFNKELDDNSTLSHKLRVRASTDYIHTVIDGMRRYIVCLENKKYSCEQFQLDELPCPHALAALRQRDESFKEYCSLYYIRANFLRTYEIPVNPLPDKSKWNVPQHIIEEVVNPPKGRKRQPGRPQKERYKTYDEINSKKYKVSCGNCGGEGHNKRSCKNAPKKK; encoded by the exons atgtgtgttgtttcagaTCGGAATGAGAGTATCTTGAAGGTAACATCTATTGTTTATCCCGGCATGCTCCATTATtcttgcatgtggcatatttggacaaatatacGGGCAAAGTTCAAGAAGGGACATCTTAAGCTAAGTGAATTATACTTTGCCACGGCGCGGTCATACACActtgatgaatttaatgaaaggatgtcaAAGATTGAGGAGATTGAACCCCGTGTTAAAGCATACTTATACGATATTAGATATCATAGATGGTATCGAGTACATGCTACGGTGAACAGAACTTGGACTATGACATCAAACATTGCAAAGTCATTAAATGCTGTAACAAAATATGCAAGAGAGTTGCAGATAGTAGAACTATTAGAGTATATGAGAACCCTTCTTGAACGTTGGACGAAAGAAAAATTATTGAAAGCAAAGGGTACATTCACATACCTTGGATACAAATTCAACAAAGAGTTGGATGACAACAGCACATTGTCGCACAAGCTTAGA gtgagggcttcaacagaCTACATCCATACAGTAATAGATGGTATGAGGCGCTATATTGTTTGTCTTGAAAACAAGAAATATAGTTGTGAGCAATTCCAGCTTGATGAACTACCTTGTCCACATGCTTTGGCTGCTTTAAGACAAAGGGATGAGTCTTTCAAAGAATATTGTTCTCTTTATTACATAAGGGCGAACTTCTTGCGTACTTATGAAATACCAGTAAATCCTCTACCTGATAAAAGCAAATGGAATGTGCCACAACATATAATTGAAGAAGTAGTAAATCCACCTAAAGGAAGGAAAAGGCAGCCAGGAAGGCctcaaaaagaaagatacaaaacatATGATGAAATAAATTCAAAGAAGTACAAAGTTTCATGCGGCAACTGTGGAGGagaagggcataacaaaagatcttgcaagaatgcacccaaaaagaaataa